In Ancalomicrobiaceae bacterium S20, the following proteins share a genomic window:
- a CDS encoding extracellular solute-binding protein → MTIGFMNRRQLLGGLAAGAGLTLLGSANRPALAAGKELVWATWDSNGHPEYVAPFEAKTGAKVKLSYLSSEDAQFAALKTGSASDWDIVNPSLNGAWRYIKGGVLKPLDLSKLPGTAAMYDIFKATDKVKDEKGTTYAIPYLWGLNPIVYRADKYDAEPTYSTLFDPKYKGQLAMRDYALESIAIAALHLGIPREKAFTLSTAELAECKKVLVAQKPLLRTYWQTIGDLTNLFATGEVTAAFSWRVPYDALKDKMKVAMAKPKAGIMGWCDCFGIPASLADDKLELAYKFGDYLLGAEYAAAIAEIGNYATSSSVVRDKLSKEKQEAIFIDNLDVMKTFMWPVAPPNYSEWLKLWNEVKAA, encoded by the coding sequence ATGACCATCGGCTTCATGAACCGTCGCCAGCTGCTGGGCGGCCTCGCCGCAGGCGCCGGGCTGACGCTGCTCGGCTCCGCCAACCGTCCGGCCCTCGCGGCGGGCAAGGAACTGGTCTGGGCGACCTGGGACTCCAACGGCCATCCCGAATATGTGGCGCCCTTCGAGGCGAAGACCGGGGCGAAGGTCAAGCTCTCCTACCTGTCGAGCGAGGACGCGCAGTTCGCGGCGTTGAAGACCGGCTCGGCCTCGGATTGGGATATCGTCAATCCGTCGCTCAACGGTGCCTGGCGTTACATCAAGGGCGGCGTGCTGAAGCCGCTCGACCTGTCGAAGCTGCCGGGCACGGCGGCGATGTACGACATCTTCAAGGCCACCGACAAGGTCAAGGACGAGAAGGGGACGACCTACGCGATCCCCTATCTGTGGGGGCTGAACCCGATCGTCTACCGCGCCGACAAGTACGATGCGGAGCCGACCTATTCGACGCTGTTCGACCCGAAATACAAGGGCCAGCTCGCGATGCGCGACTATGCGCTCGAGTCGATCGCGATCGCCGCGCTGCATCTCGGCATTCCGCGCGAGAAGGCCTTCACGCTCTCGACCGCCGAGCTCGCCGAATGCAAGAAGGTGCTGGTCGCGCAGAAGCCGCTGCTGCGCACCTATTGGCAGACGATCGGCGACCTGACCAACCTCTTCGCCACCGGCGAAGTGACCGCGGCCTTCTCCTGGCGCGTGCCCTACGATGCGCTCAAGGACAAGATGAAAGTCGCCATGGCCAAGCCGAAGGCCGGCATCATGGGCTGGTGCGACTGTTTCGGCATTCCCGCCTCGCTCGCCGACGACAAGCTCGAGCTCGCCTACAAGTTCGGCGACTACCTGCTCGGCGCGGAATACGCCGCCGCCATCGCCGAAATCGGCAACTATGCGACGTCGTCGAGCGTGGTGCGCGACAAGCTCTCCAAGGAGAAGCAGGAAGCGATCTTCATCGACAATCTCGACGTGATGAAGACCTTCATGTGGCCGGTCGCGCCGCCGAACTACTCCGAGTGGCTGAAGCTCTGGAACGAGGTCAAGGCGGCCTGA
- a CDS encoding nucleoside deaminase, whose protein sequence is MAPPDLDHAHFLRRAFTVAEETAAEGSHPFGCILVDGAGRVVMEQGNAYLPHRDMTGHAERVLATRASQAFRPPELMDATLYTSAEPCAMCAGAAYWAGIGRIVYGLSEHRLKQITGDHPENPTLDLPCRTVLASGQRVVEVIGPMLEDEAAVIHERFWAQR, encoded by the coding sequence TTGGCACCGCCCGATCTCGACCACGCGCATTTTCTCCGCCGCGCCTTCACCGTCGCCGAGGAGACCGCGGCCGAGGGCAGCCATCCCTTCGGCTGCATCCTGGTCGATGGAGCGGGACGGGTCGTGATGGAACAGGGCAACGCCTACCTGCCGCATCGCGACATGACAGGACACGCCGAACGCGTTCTCGCGACCCGGGCGAGCCAGGCCTTCCGGCCGCCGGAACTCATGGACGCGACGCTCTACACCTCGGCCGAACCCTGCGCGATGTGCGCGGGGGCGGCCTATTGGGCGGGCATCGGCCGCATCGTCTACGGTCTTTCCGAGCACCGGCTGAAGCAGATCACCGGCGATCATCCCGAAAATCCCACCCTCGACCTGCCCTGCCGGACGGTGCTGGCGAGCGGCCAGCGCGTGGTCGAGGTGATCGGCCCGATGCTCGAAGACGAGGCGGCCGTCATCCATGAGCGGTTCTGGGCGCAGCGATAG
- a CDS encoding LysR family transcriptional regulator translates to MQAVNGALDVRLLRTLLLLVNECSVSRTAEILGQTQPTVSLALKRLRELLGDPILVRSGGSLVPTERGLELRETVKRLLAEMDSHLSPVPSFDPAKTDRRFRLVAANCLGAVFLPLIFRAIARQAPRARVDVVPMPAHADLMAHLADGNIDLVIGNWPNPPEQLRIAPLLSTAIQCVVAEGHPLADLDEPLTMRRYLEESHLSPTSDESLSMSPIDGRLLELGLRRRIAAAVPEYAIVPHVLAGSDLLFTTGAPFAEQIARGMPFRLLDAPPELGRMEFYLLWHDCKHHSAAHIWLRQLLKSIAADLKMRDRALENAGLTGLAAAE, encoded by the coding sequence ATGCAAGCCGTAAACGGTGCTCTCGACGTCAGATTGCTGCGGACGCTGCTGCTGCTCGTCAACGAGTGCAGCGTCTCCCGAACGGCCGAGATCCTTGGCCAGACCCAACCGACCGTCAGCCTCGCGTTGAAGCGGCTGCGCGAACTGCTCGGCGATCCGATCCTGGTGCGGTCGGGCGGCTCCCTGGTGCCGACCGAACGGGGGCTCGAGCTGCGCGAGACCGTCAAGCGCCTGCTCGCGGAGATGGACAGCCATCTGTCGCCAGTGCCGAGTTTCGATCCCGCCAAGACCGATCGCCGTTTTCGGCTCGTCGCGGCGAACTGCCTCGGCGCCGTCTTCCTGCCGCTCATTTTTCGAGCAATCGCCCGGCAGGCGCCGCGGGCGCGCGTGGACGTCGTGCCGATGCCGGCCCATGCCGATCTCATGGCGCATCTCGCGGACGGCAATATCGATCTGGTGATCGGCAACTGGCCGAATCCGCCGGAGCAATTGCGGATCGCGCCGCTCCTGTCGACCGCGATCCAGTGCGTCGTCGCCGAAGGTCATCCCTTGGCCGATCTCGACGAACCGCTGACGATGCGGCGCTATCTCGAGGAGAGCCACCTCTCGCCGACATCGGACGAGAGCCTGTCGATGAGTCCGATCGACGGACGTCTGCTCGAACTGGGGCTGCGGCGGCGGATCGCCGCGGCGGTGCCCGAATACGCGATCGTGCCGCACGTGCTGGCGGGCTCCGACCTCCTGTTCACCACCGGCGCCCCCTTCGCGGAGCAGATCGCGCGCGGCATGCCGTTCCGCCTGCTCGATGCGCCGCCTGAACTCGGGCGCATGGAGTTCTATCTGCTCTGGCACGACTGCAAGCACCATTCGGCGGCCCATATCTGGCTGCGGCAGCTGCTCAAGAGCATCGCGGCGGATCTCAAGATGCGAGACCGGGCGCTGGAGAACGCCGGACTGACCGGCCTCGCCGCGGCCGAGTGA
- a CDS encoding LysE family translocator, with protein sequence MELSSVAIFAGALLLNAGTPGPSVAALVSRVITNGWRDIVPFLAAMWIGEVIWLTMAMTGLTALAQTFQFGFQLLKWLGVGYLFWLAFKMWRSPAAVKTEDLPRRPSPLSMFAAGMALTLGNPKIMVFYLALLPSLIDLHAAGLREWAILAGVTLVSLAAIDLSWTFMAHTARRLLQTPRAMRMANRVSAVTLAGAGVAIAAKS encoded by the coding sequence ATGGAACTGTCATCCGTCGCCATCTTCGCCGGTGCGCTGCTGCTGAACGCAGGCACGCCGGGCCCGAGCGTCGCGGCCCTGGTGTCGCGCGTGATCACCAATGGCTGGCGCGACATCGTCCCGTTTCTCGCCGCCATGTGGATCGGCGAGGTGATCTGGCTCACCATGGCGATGACGGGCCTGACAGCGCTCGCGCAGACGTTCCAGTTCGGCTTTCAGCTGCTGAAGTGGCTCGGCGTCGGCTATCTGTTCTGGCTGGCGTTCAAGATGTGGCGCAGCCCGGCGGCCGTGAAGACCGAAGACCTGCCCCGGCGGCCGTCGCCCCTTTCGATGTTCGCGGCCGGCATGGCGCTGACCCTCGGCAATCCGAAGATCATGGTGTTCTACCTCGCTCTGCTGCCGTCGCTGATCGATCTGCATGCGGCGGGTCTGCGGGAATGGGCGATCCTGGCCGGCGTGACGCTCGTCAGCCTGGCCGCGATCGACCTCAGCTGGACCTTCATGGCGCACACCGCCCGACGCCTGTTGCAGACCCCGCGCGCCATGCGCATGGCCAACCGGGTGAGTGCAGTGACGCTGGCCGGCGCCGGCGTCGCGATCGCGGCGAAGAGCTGA
- a CDS encoding TetR/AcrR family transcriptional regulator produces MSHRLIPRPELQERLLKAFLDHGYDQLNMVGLAKAVEMTRRSLYNYFTNKEEAFRYVVEHGNAKAVRLGIEAGRAKFSEGADAIEIFTTIINVRYGEHRRRLMTSPHAVEINDQAFRRCRDIMVYSATSFQAQMASFIVELQGAGRLKLQPGVAPATLAQLIADGARGTNQSLPPIESGDLEGRYRQMVAALLYGVAGA; encoded by the coding sequence ATGTCGCATCGCCTGATCCCACGTCCCGAACTCCAGGAACGCCTGCTCAAGGCGTTTCTGGACCATGGCTATGACCAGCTGAACATGGTGGGGCTGGCCAAGGCCGTCGAGATGACGCGTCGATCGCTCTATAATTACTTTACCAACAAGGAGGAGGCGTTCCGTTACGTGGTCGAACACGGAAACGCGAAGGCCGTTCGCCTGGGCATCGAGGCTGGCCGGGCCAAGTTTTCCGAAGGCGCGGATGCGATCGAAATCTTCACGACGATCATCAATGTGCGCTATGGCGAACATCGACGTCGACTGATGACATCGCCGCATGCCGTGGAGATCAACGATCAGGCGTTCCGCCGTTGCCGAGATATCATGGTCTATTCGGCGACGTCATTTCAGGCCCAGATGGCGAGCTTCATCGTCGAGTTGCAGGGCGCCGGACGATTGAAGCTCCAGCCGGGCGTCGCCCCGGCCACCTTGGCACAGTTGATCGCCGATGGCGCGCGTGGCACGAATCAATCCCTGCCGCCGATCGAGAGCGGCGACCTCGAAGGGCGCTATCGCCAGATGGTCGCGGCCCTTCTCTATGGGGTGGCGGGTGCCTGA
- a CDS encoding 4-oxalocrotonate tautomerase family protein produces MPYVNIKITREGATPAQKAELISGVTDLLVRVLDKNPATTFVVIDEVAMEDWGIGGLPVAEYRQALGRRT; encoded by the coding sequence ATGCCCTATGTGAACATCAAGATCACGCGCGAAGGCGCCACACCCGCCCAGAAGGCCGAGTTGATCAGCGGCGTCACCGACCTGCTCGTGCGCGTGCTCGACAAGAACCCGGCGACCACCTTCGTCGTCATCGACGAGGTCGCCATGGAAGATTGGGGCATCGGCGGTCTGCCGGTGGCCGAGTATCGGCAGGCACTCGGACGGCGAACCTGA
- a CDS encoding nuclear transport factor 2 family protein, producing the protein MTAADQEIHALLRTYFDALYFCDVERLQRVFHPQAIYATADETPFLYRTMADYVPVVAARQSPASRGEARRDHVDAIERAGDNTALARVRCSIGARDFVDFLSLVRIDGEWRIIAKVFQIIERQSG; encoded by the coding sequence ATGACCGCCGCTGATCAGGAGATTCATGCGCTGCTGCGGACCTACTTCGACGCGCTCTACTTCTGCGATGTCGAACGGCTCCAGCGCGTGTTCCACCCGCAGGCGATCTACGCGACCGCCGACGAGACGCCGTTCCTCTACCGCACCATGGCCGACTATGTGCCGGTCGTCGCCGCGCGCCAGTCGCCGGCTTCGCGCGGCGAGGCGAGGCGCGACCATGTCGATGCCATCGAACGCGCCGGCGACAACACCGCGCTCGCCCGCGTCCGCTGCTCGATCGGCGCCCGCGACTTCGTCGACTTCCTGTCGCTCGTCCGCATCGACGGCGAGTGGCGGATCATCGCCAAGGTCTTCCAGATCATCGAGCGGCAGAGCGGCTGA
- a CDS encoding glutathione S-transferase C-terminal domain-containing protein, with amino-acid sequence MRLYFKPGACSLSSRITLIELDLPFEAIQVDTEAGTTATGADYRAINPKGYVPALEIEPGTVITENPAILQYLADRAPAAGLAPAPGTIDRVRLQEWLNFTSSELHKAFGPWFSGRVLGGEDKARAEATLARRIGDVERGLADGRAFVLGERFTVADAYLFVVLNWTGFIGVDLTRWPRVADYVARVAARPAVRRAMAAEGLLASEAAQ; translated from the coding sequence ATGCGTCTTTATTTCAAGCCCGGCGCCTGCTCGCTGTCGTCCCGCATCACCCTGATCGAACTCGACCTGCCCTTCGAGGCGATCCAGGTCGACACCGAGGCCGGCACCACGGCGACCGGCGCCGACTATCGCGCGATCAACCCGAAGGGCTACGTCCCGGCGCTCGAGATCGAACCGGGCACGGTGATCACCGAGAATCCTGCGATCCTGCAATATCTCGCGGACCGCGCGCCCGCGGCCGGGCTCGCCCCCGCGCCGGGCACGATCGACCGCGTCCGTCTGCAGGAATGGCTCAATTTCACGTCTTCGGAACTGCACAAGGCCTTCGGCCCCTGGTTTTCCGGCCGGGTGCTCGGCGGCGAGGACAAGGCGCGCGCCGAGGCGACGCTTGCGCGGCGGATCGGCGACGTCGAGCGCGGTCTTGCCGATGGCCGCGCCTTCGTCCTCGGCGAGCGCTTCACCGTCGCCGACGCCTACCTGTTCGTCGTCCTGAACTGGACCGGTTTCATCGGCGTCGATCTCACGCGCTGGCCGAGGGTCGCCGATTATGTCGCCCGCGTCGCGGCCCGGCCCGCGGTGCGGCGGGCGATGGCGGCCGAGGGGCTCCTGGCGAGCGAGGCCGCGCAATGA
- a CDS encoding helix-turn-helix domain-containing protein yields MGLKIRKNRSAAPPETCALTECMAIIAGAWAPNVIWHLRAGPRRFSELRLDIPPVSAKVLSQRLKELEARGVLTRTIQPTTPPSVEYALTTLGEELLPALTAIVEIGHKLKSGVRSAAPSSEAAGITLSQNEAG; encoded by the coding sequence ATGGGCCTCAAGATCCGCAAGAACCGCAGCGCCGCGCCGCCGGAGACCTGCGCGCTGACCGAGTGCATGGCGATCATCGCCGGCGCCTGGGCGCCCAATGTGATCTGGCATCTCCGCGCCGGGCCGCGCCGGTTCAGCGAGCTGCGGCTCGACATCCCGCCGGTGTCGGCGAAGGTCCTGTCGCAACGGTTGAAGGAGCTGGAGGCACGCGGCGTCCTGACCCGCACCATCCAGCCGACCACGCCGCCCTCGGTCGAATACGCCCTGACCACGCTCGGCGAGGAGCTGCTCCCGGCGCTGACGGCGATCGTCGAGATCGGTCATAAGCTGAAGAGCGGCGTGCGTTCGGCCGCGCCGTCGTCCGAGGCCGCCGGTATCACGCTGTCGCAGAACGAAGCCGGCTAA
- a CDS encoding thiamine pyrophosphate-binding protein encodes MAHMGDLVAEMLARYGVELVFGMPGGQTTALHDGISRRTDRIRHVLMRDERNAAYAADAYARLTGKPGVCDVTVGPGANLLPAGFIEALNASVPMVGIVGELPLDWLTLKEKGIASQGFDQLSFFKTITKDSWLVPSVIALPEMIRTAFRVATSPRPGPVALIIPHDIFDAEWDEEKVKIGIDERAIRAPFVRSAPVGRDVAAAVALIRKAKRPAIVFGGGVHGADATAVATRFAERLGGLAVTSLTGRGSVPETAAYAAGTLNPLGSWAAIELAKEADLVIWCGSKASQNTAMNWTLPLPEQATITIDCDPNEHGRTFRPTVSLFGDVREALDLLEAALEPQSHPEWQARIAEVKAEGERQKREEIESERLPMHPARVMAEVAARLGEDDLVISDASFSAGWIANYIPARKAGRGFLYARGQGGLGYSTPAAIGAAETLPGTRIVTVAGDGAFSYTIGELATQSQRHQKVVNVVLNNGRLGWIQLWQEIFFKNVQSALLESQSCHPNFAAAGEALGLKGFSVETPDQLGPALDAAFAYDGPSVVEVRIDDLATPIHSFKRRMREGADAPRPRPGTVYKLRDWKVSPDIP; translated from the coding sequence ATGGCCCATATGGGTGATCTCGTCGCCGAGATGCTGGCGCGCTACGGCGTCGAACTGGTGTTCGGCATGCCGGGCGGCCAGACCACGGCGCTGCACGATGGCATTTCGCGCCGGACCGACCGGATCCGCCACGTGCTGATGCGCGACGAGCGCAACGCCGCCTACGCCGCCGATGCCTATGCCCGGCTGACCGGCAAGCCCGGTGTCTGCGACGTCACCGTCGGGCCGGGCGCGAACCTGCTGCCGGCCGGATTCATCGAGGCGCTGAACGCCTCGGTGCCGATGGTCGGCATCGTCGGCGAGCTGCCGCTCGACTGGCTGACCCTGAAGGAGAAGGGCATCGCCAGCCAGGGCTTCGACCAGCTCTCCTTCTTCAAGACCATTACCAAGGACAGCTGGCTCGTGCCCTCGGTGATCGCGCTGCCGGAGATGATCCGCACCGCCTTCCGCGTCGCGACCTCGCCGCGCCCCGGCCCGGTCGCGCTGATCATCCCGCACGACATCTTCGATGCCGAGTGGGACGAGGAGAAGGTCAAGATCGGCATCGACGAGCGTGCGATCCGCGCGCCCTTCGTCCGGTCCGCGCCGGTCGGCCGAGATGTTGCTGCGGCGGTCGCACTGATCCGCAAGGCGAAGCGCCCGGCGATCGTGTTCGGCGGCGGCGTTCACGGCGCCGATGCGACCGCGGTCGCGACCCGCTTCGCCGAGCGCCTCGGTGGCCTGGCCGTCACCAGCCTGACCGGCCGCGGTTCGGTGCCCGAGACGGCGGCCTACGCGGCCGGCACGCTCAATCCGCTCGGCTCCTGGGCCGCGATCGAGCTGGCCAAGGAGGCGGATCTGGTCATCTGGTGCGGCTCGAAGGCGAGCCAGAACACCGCGATGAACTGGACGCTGCCGCTGCCCGAGCAGGCGACCATCACCATCGACTGCGATCCGAACGAGCACGGCCGCACCTTCCGCCCGACCGTTTCACTGTTCGGCGACGTGCGCGAGGCGCTCGACCTGCTCGAGGCGGCGCTGGAGCCGCAGTCGCACCCGGAATGGCAGGCGCGCATCGCCGAGGTGAAGGCCGAGGGCGAGCGGCAGAAGCGCGAGGAGATCGAGAGCGAGCGGCTGCCGATGCATCCGGCCCGCGTCATGGCGGAAGTCGCCGCCCGGCTCGGCGAGGACGACCTCGTCATATCCGACGCGAGCTTCTCGGCCGGCTGGATCGCCAACTACATCCCCGCGCGCAAGGCCGGTCGCGGCTTCCTCTATGCCCGTGGCCAGGGCGGTCTCGGCTACTCGACGCCGGCGGCGATCGGCGCGGCCGAGACCCTGCCCGGCACCCGCATCGTCACGGTCGCCGGCGATGGCGCCTTCTCCTACACGATCGGCGAACTGGCGACCCAGTCGCAGCGGCACCAGAAGGTGGTCAACGTCGTGCTGAACAACGGCCGGCTCGGCTGGATCCAGCTCTGGCAGGAGATCTTCTTCAAGAACGTGCAGTCGGCGCTGCTCGAGAGCCAGAGCTGTCACCCGAACTTCGCCGCCGCCGGCGAGGCGCTCGGGCTCAAGGGCTTCTCCGTCGAGACCCCCGACCAGCTCGGCCCGGCGCTCGACGCGGCCTTCGCCTACGACGGCCCGTCGGTGGTCGAGGTCCGCATCGACGACCTCGCGACGCCGATCCATTCGTTCAAGCGCCGCATGCGCGAAGGCGCCGACGCGCCGCGTCCGCGCCCGGGCACGGTCTACAAGCTCCGCGACTGGAAGGTTTCGCCCGACATCCCATAA
- a CDS encoding GntR family transcriptional regulator, with translation MSDDRRRAPHSGPDLLASLKALAVRETDSPLPLWSQVKNAVQTMIVTEGLSENARLPSEAELCELFGVSRTVVREALNQLVHERVIYKLHGKGAFVSGKRDEQGFLGSNIGFSGELHNTHHAVSRTILRQELVSPPERAREMLKITAPDEQVVALDRVLSVDGVPRILVYTYIVSRLAPGFEQVPMHNRSLYDTLARRYGITMRRAERWLEAATATAEQAKLLDIPKGSPVIAIESITYMQTDETIEYYTAVYRTDRTRLHFIVS, from the coding sequence ATGAGCGATGACCGCCGCCGGGCGCCCCATTCCGGCCCCGACCTTCTTGCCAGCCTCAAGGCGCTGGCCGTGCGCGAGACCGACTCGCCCCTGCCGCTCTGGTCGCAGGTGAAGAACGCCGTGCAGACCATGATCGTCACCGAGGGCCTGTCGGAGAACGCGCGTCTGCCGTCCGAAGCGGAGCTCTGCGAGCTGTTCGGCGTGTCGCGCACGGTGGTCCGCGAGGCGCTGAACCAGCTCGTCCACGAGCGCGTCATCTACAAGCTGCACGGCAAGGGCGCCTTCGTCTCCGGCAAGCGCGACGAACAGGGCTTCCTCGGCTCCAACATCGGCTTCTCGGGCGAACTGCACAACACGCACCACGCCGTCAGCCGCACCATCCTGCGCCAGGAACTGGTGAGCCCGCCGGAGCGGGCGCGCGAGATGTTGAAGATCACCGCGCCAGACGAACAGGTCGTGGCGCTCGACCGCGTGCTCTCGGTCGACGGCGTGCCGCGCATCCTCGTCTACACCTACATCGTGTCGCGGCTCGCGCCGGGCTTCGAGCAGGTGCCGATGCACAACCGCTCGCTCTACGACACGCTGGCCCGGCGCTACGGCATCACCATGCGCCGCGCCGAGCGCTGGCTCGAGGCGGCGACCGCCACCGCGGAACAGGCGAAGCTCCTCGACATCCCCAAGGGCTCGCCTGTGATCGCGATCGAATCCATCACTTACATGCAGACGGACGAAACGATTGAATACTACACCGCCGTCTATCGGACGGATCGCACCCGCCTGCATTTCATCGTGAGCTGA
- a CDS encoding glycerol-3-phosphate dehydrogenase/oxidase yields the protein MLSRDTILDGLRKGAAPEVLIIGAGINGIGTFRDLALQGVPSLLVDMGDVCSATSAASSRLIHGGLRYLEIGEFALVRESVEERNRLLLDAPHLVRPIRVRVPIRGLFGGAAASVARFLGLLRSPGPKGAFVVALGLRVYDLFGGRNRTMPAHRMVPRNEFRRTMARLAPFVRYMGEYYDARLVAPERLGLELLAQGEAACPGAVAATYVAVVGREGDAVILADTVTGERFRVRPKVVVNCAGARIDEVDQRIGIEDRLIGGTKGSHLVLRDRAFVAALDDSMLYFETPDHRICLAYPLDDEHVLLGTTDLRTDDPDDVVCSDAEVEYLFDVMRMVMPDLDLDRSRIVFTYAGIRPLPASDGVAGAISRDHSIRTFAPSDDRPFPVLSLVGGKWTTFRACAEEIADEVLALLGQHRRQWTSGVAIGGGANWPVDIAAHVAALARRFGLAETRAATLFDRYGTAVTAMLEGFAGATEQPLAAVPDHSRQEIAFLARNERVVHLADIVLRRTLVALYGRATEAAVAELADVVGEALGWSAERRAAEAQATLGLLASRHACPGKQQ from the coding sequence ATGCTGTCCCGCGATACCATCCTCGACGGTCTGCGAAAGGGGGCCGCCCCCGAAGTCCTGATCATCGGCGCCGGGATCAACGGCATCGGCACGTTTCGCGATCTCGCCCTTCAGGGCGTCCCGTCGCTGCTGGTCGACATGGGCGACGTCTGCTCGGCGACGAGCGCGGCCTCGTCGCGGCTGATCCATGGCGGGCTGCGCTATCTGGAGATCGGCGAATTCGCGCTGGTTCGCGAGTCGGTCGAGGAACGCAACCGGCTGCTCCTCGACGCGCCGCATCTGGTCCGCCCGATCCGCGTCCGCGTGCCGATCCGCGGCCTGTTCGGCGGCGCGGCGGCTTCCGTCGCCCGCTTCCTCGGCCTGTTGCGGTCGCCGGGGCCGAAAGGCGCCTTCGTCGTCGCGCTCGGCCTCAGGGTCTACGACCTGTTCGGCGGCCGTAACCGCACCATGCCGGCGCACCGCATGGTGCCGCGGAACGAATTCCGGCGCACCATGGCGCGGCTGGCGCCCTTCGTGCGCTACATGGGCGAATATTACGATGCGCGGCTGGTTGCACCGGAGCGGCTCGGCCTCGAGCTGCTGGCGCAGGGCGAAGCCGCCTGTCCAGGAGCCGTCGCGGCGACCTATGTCGCGGTGGTCGGGCGCGAGGGTGATGCCGTCATCCTGGCCGACACCGTGACCGGCGAGCGCTTCCGCGTGCGGCCGAAGGTGGTGGTGAATTGCGCCGGTGCGCGCATCGACGAGGTGGACCAGCGCATCGGCATCGAGGATCGGCTGATCGGCGGCACCAAGGGCTCGCATCTGGTGCTGCGCGACCGCGCCTTCGTCGCCGCGCTCGACGATTCGATGCTCTATTTCGAGACGCCCGATCACCGGATCTGTCTCGCCTATCCGCTCGACGACGAACATGTGCTGCTCGGCACCACCGATCTGCGCACCGACGATCCCGACGATGTCGTCTGCTCGGACGCGGAGGTCGAGTACCTGTTCGACGTCATGCGCATGGTGATGCCGGATCTCGATCTCGACCGCTCGCGGATCGTGTTCACCTATGCCGGCATCCGGCCGCTGCCGGCGAGCGACGGCGTCGCCGGCGCGATCAGCCGCGATCACTCGATCCGCACCTTTGCGCCGAGCGACGACCGGCCGTTCCCGGTCCTGTCCCTGGTCGGCGGCAAATGGACGACGTTCCGCGCCTGTGCGGAGGAGATCGCCGACGAGGTGCTGGCGCTCCTCGGCCAGCACCGCCGGCAGTGGACCTCCGGCGTCGCCATCGGCGGCGGCGCGAACTGGCCGGTCGACATCGCCGCCCATGTCGCGGCGCTCGCCCGTCGCTTCGGCCTCGCCGAGACGCGCGCGGCGACGCTGTTCGACCGCTACGGCACGGCGGTGACGGCGATGCTGGAGGGCTTTGCCGGGGCGACGGAACAGCCGCTCGCCGCCGTTCCCGATCACTCCAGGCAGGAGATCGCATTCCTGGCGCGAAACGAGCGCGTCGTGCACCTTGCCGACATCGTACTGCGCCGTACTCTGGTCGCGTTGTACGGTCGGGCAACCGAGGCCGCCGTCGCCGAACTCGCCGATGTCGTCGGCGAGGCACTCGGATGGTCGGCGGAACGCCGCGCCGCCGAGGCGCAGGCGACCCTCGGGCTGCTCGCCAGTCGTCACGCCTGTCCAGGAAAACAACAATGA